A single window of Triplophysa rosa linkage group LG2, Trosa_1v2, whole genome shotgun sequence DNA harbors:
- the ercc6l gene encoding DNA excision repair protein ERCC-6-like: MQRDKVEEITEKLEGSLSIDTGKMEKYDRYRQEGKKAALSGDLQHALKLFEMAYQLQPSDKLKKRIQAIQEIVQREDEEEEEEDDFVNVNGSGLNLYKGLYDKLYDHQKEGVAFLYSLHRDGRKGGILADDMGLGKTIQVISFLSGMYDAELANHTLLVMPTSLIKNWVCEFAKWTPGMRVKEFHGSSKAERNRNLERIQRKSGVIITTYQMLINNYEQLATYNQREFRWDYVILDEAHKIKTSSTKTAKNAHAIPARNRVLLTGTPVQNNLREMWALFDFACHGSLLGTSKTFKTEYENPITRAREKDATPGEKALGLRISQNLMDIIKPYFLRRTKAEVQNKKERHCKEANQDEDQENKCPNADEGAVMPSLTRKNDLILWTYLSSVQEDIYNQFISLDRIKELLMTTKSPLAELTVLKKLCDHPRLLSARAVAQLGLDEGINSTPLEDEKESVASQIDQISDDTLIGESGKLQFLVSLMECLREEGHRTLIFSQSRKMLDIMERILRNRGFHLLRLDGTVTHLTEREKRITLFQTDRRYTIFLLTTQVGGVGITLTAANRVVIFDPSWNPATDAQAVDRAYRIGQTENVIIYRLITCGTVEEKIYRRQVFKDSLIRQTTGDKKNPFRYFSKQELRELFNLEDTRSSSTQQQLQAMHAQNRRSDTKLDQHIAQLYSMEMFGISDHDLMFTKEAAADEDAPEDAESHHYIQTRVQKAQELMQAESELHGQLMDSIAQNTEPAWLRQSGQRSIQKSAGRERPAPPHDDVVTVDLTHYSIDEPEDEEERSSLSVEEVQVVGKDEEEDVFPWAGGERNTSVLKAEEDSAEDSHSVITLDDSLNVADESKNNTASEQQNSVHDLSSLSHQFPKLEELSVVSDHLDTEEAHTDGPHSILLSSPTSPVAKAVEPSKTELESSETELESSETKLEPFKTELELLQGHFNLQLEDSADMFSAEEEVHEEEESVVENSLEFQLQMDVSGERLEEPSNHDGRGISNYIKSKHESPLRQRSALGTPADDSFVHSVRRNKRRQVISDSEEEGEEELERPCLSSSPLSDGLSKLGSSTPKSTLADGARLRRSLNTSVASRRSLVMSMLENESDEESAELSEGENESNQMSEASEAYADESVMEEEPSGETLNTDECDEEDEVKESLEMTGDQLEVEESTNDVELESSEMMEQCAPKTLPSETHTLAVGTISSDETPSENTYEALVLSGKRCLADGRKKEALDYFLKAIDVNTGDPEIQLMIIQLYRQLSQQGQ, translated from the exons atgcaACGCGACAAAGTTgaagaaataacagaaaagttaGAGGG ATCTCTGTCTATAGACACGGGGAAGATGGAGAAATATGACAG gtacaggCAGGAGGGAAAGAAAGCTGCCCTGAGCGGTGACCTGCAACATGCCCTCAAGCTGTTTGAGATGGCTTACCAGCTGCAGCCGAGCGACAAGCTAAAGAAACGGATCCAGGCCATACAGGAGATAGTGCAAAGAGAGGatgaggaagaagaagaggaggacgattttgtgaatgtgaacgGTAGTGGATTGAACCTGTATAAAGGGCTCTATGACAAACTGTATGACCATCAGAAGGAGGGAGTGGCGTTCCTGTACAGTCTGCACCGAGATGGAAGAAAGGGAGGAATTCTGGCAGATGACATGGGCCTTGGCAAGACCATCCAGGTCATCTCATTTTTGTCAGGGATGTACGATGcggaactggccaatcacacgCTGTTAGTCATGCCAACCTCGCTCATAAAGAACTGGGTGTGTGAGTTTGCCAAGTGGACCCCCGGGATGCGAGTGAAAGAGTTCCACGGTTCCAGCAAGGCAGAGCGGAACAGGAACTTAGAGCGGATCCAGCGCAAGAGTGGGGTTATTATTACCACCTACCAAATGCTCATCAACAACTACGAACAACTTGCAACATACAACCAGCGTGAGTTCCGCTGGGATTACGTCATCCTAGACGAGGCCCACAAAATCAAAACCTCGTCCACTAAAACGGCTAAAAACGCTCACGCCATCCCAGCACGTAACAGAGTGCTGTTGACTGGCACTCCGGTTCAGAACAACCTTAGAGAGATGTGGGCGCTGTTTGACTTTGCCTGCCACGGGTCTTTGCTGGGAACCTCAAAAACGTTCAAAACGGAATACGAGAACCCAATCACACGCGCACGAGAGAAAGATGCCACACCCGGAGAGAAAGCGCTTGGATTGAGGATCTCTCAGAACTTAATGGACATCATCAAACCTTATTTCCTACGGAGAACAAAAGCCGAAGTTCAGAATAAAAAGGAACGACATTGTAAAGAAGCCAACCAGGATGAGGATCAAGAAAACAAATGTCCAAATGCTGACGAAGGTGCAGTAATGCCTTCGCTGACACGAAAGAACGACCTCATCTTGTGGACGTACCTGAGCTCAGTTCAGGAGGACATTTATAACCAGTTCATCTCGCTGGACCGAATTAAGGAGCTGCTAATGACTACAAAATCCCCGCTAGCTGAGCTCACTGTGTTAAAGAAGCTCTGTGACCACCCCAGACTGCTCTCAGCTCGAGCTGTGGCTCAGTTAGGCCTTGATGAAGGTATTAACTCCACCCCATTGGAAGACGAGAAAGAGTCGGTAGCGAGTCAGATCGATCAGATTTCAGATGACACTTTGATTGGCGAATCAGGGAAGCTGCAGTTTCTGGTGTCTCTGATGGAGTGTCTCCGTGAGGAGGGGCATCGCACTCTGATCTTCTCCCAGTCCCGGAAAATGCTGGACATTATGGAGCGCATCCTGCGCAACCGAGGCTTCCATCTGCTGCGACTGGATGGCACGGTGACAcacctgacagagagagagaagcgtATTACGTTGTTCCAGACGGACAGACGCTACACCATCTTTCTTCTCACCACACAGGTGGGTGGGGTCGGCATCACGCTGACGGCAGCTAACCGCGTCGTGATCTTTGACCCGAGCTGGAACCCGGCGACGGATGCTCAAGCTGTAGACCGTGCGTACCGCATTGGCCAAACCGAAAATGTCATCATCTACAGACTCATCACTTGTGGCACTGTGGAGGAGAAAATTTACCGCAGACAG GTATTCAAAGACTCTCTTATACGGCAGACGACCGGTGATAAGAAGAACCCGTTCCGTTACTTCAGCAAGCAAGAGCTGCGAGAACTGTTCAATCTAGAGGACACTCGCTCCTCCTCAACTCAGCAGCAGCTTCAGGCCATGCATGCGCAAAATCGTCGCTCGGACACCAAGCTGGACCAACACATAGCTCAGCTTTACAGTATGGAGATGTTCGGCATCTCTGATCATGACCTCATGTTCACTAAAGAGGCAGCTGCCGACGAAGATGCCCCTGAGGACGCAGAATCGCACCATTACATCCAAACACGAGTTCAGAAAGCCCAAGAGCTCATGCAGGCAGAATCAGAGCTGCACGGCCAGCTGATGGACAGCATCGCTCAGAACACAGAGCCTGCTTGGCTTAGGCAGTCAGGACAACGTAGTATACAAAAATCGGCCGGCAGAGAACGCCCAGCCCCTCCTCATGACGATGTGGTCACAGTGGATCTGACTCATTACAGTATAGATGAGCCAGAGGATGAAGAGGAACGGAGCTCACTGTCTGTCGAGGAAGTGCAGGTTGTAGGTAAAGATGAAGAGGAAGACGTGTTTCCATGGGCGGGTGGAGAAAGGAACACGTCTGTTCTAAAGGCCGAGGAAGATTCTGCTGAAGACAGCCATTCTGTGATCACGCTGGATGACAGTTTGAACGTAGCGGATGAATCTAAAAACAATACAGCATCCGAGCAACAAAACTCTGTACATGACTTGTCTAGTCTCTCTCACCAGTTCCCCAAGCTGGAAGAACTTTCTGTAGTGTCTGATCATCTTGATACAGAAGAAGCTCACACAGATGGTCCCCATTCAATCTTGCTTTCATCACCCACATCTCCAGTAGCCAAAGCAGTTGAGCCTTCCAAAACGGAGCTGGAGTCTTCCGAAACAGAGCTGGAATCTTCCGAAACGAAGCTGGAGCCTTTCAAAACGGAGCTGGAGTTGCTTCAAGGACATTTCAACTTGCAACTTGAAGACAGTGCAGATATGTTTTCTGCTGAGGAAGAAGTTCATGAAGAGGAGGAGTCTGTAGTGGAGAACAGTCTTGAGTTTCAGCTTCAGATGGATGTCAGTGGAGAACGACTGGAAGAACCAAGCAATCATGACGGCAGAGGAATCAGTAACTATATCAAGAGCAAACATGAATCTCCTTTAAGGCAGCGTTCTGCTTTGGGCACACCTGCAGACGACTCATTCGTGCATTCTGTTCGGAGAAATAAAAGGAGGCAGGTCATCTCTGACAGCGAAGAGGAGGGAGAGGAAGAGTTGGAGAGGCCGTGTTTGTCCAGCAGCCCATTGTCCGATGGCCTCAGCAAGCTGGGCTCCTCCACGCCAAAATCCACTTTGGCAGACGGCGCACGACTCAGGCGGAGCTTGAACACTTCGGTGGCATCAAGAAGGTCTTTGGTGATGTCTATGCTCGAGAATGAATCCGATGAGGAATCGGCAGAGCTCAGTGAAGGAGAAAACGAGTCCAATCAGATGTCTGAAGCAAGTGAAGCTTATGCAGATGAATCTGTGATGGAAGAAGAGCCGAGTGGAGAGACTCTGAATACAGATGAGTGTGATGAGGAGGATGAAGTTAAAGAGAGCTTGGAGATGACAGGAGATCAGCTGGAAGTAGAAGAATCCACTAATGATGTTGAATTAGAATCTAGTGAAATGATGGAGCAATGTGCTCCTAAAACACTCCCTTCAGAAACACACACTCTTGCAGTTGGTACCATCAGCAGTGATGAGACCCCTTCTGAGAACACATATGAGGCACTGGTTCTTTCTGGGAAACGTTGTTTGGCAGACGGCAGGAAGAAGGAAGCTCTGGATTATTTTCTGAAGGCTATAGATGTAAATACAGGTGATCCTGAGATCCAACTCATGATTATTCAGTTGTACAGACAACTCAGTCAACAGGGTCagtaa